From the genome of Vulpes lagopus strain Blue_001 chromosome 2, ASM1834538v1, whole genome shotgun sequence, one region includes:
- the CD177 gene encoding CD177 antigen, with product MSPALQLALLGVTLMLPRVQALTCQSGTHNSLRDVLELPLEWTAGQESCEDGWGCQDTLILIENGPQVNVVISKGCTAAADQDVLIREHRAGPGLSILSYTHVCREKDNCNSLSTTLPLWSLPSTTGPGSLRCPVCLSTEDCESATELACPAGSTHCYRGAVWIRGGNIFQILRVQGCTSQPGCDLLNGTQEIGSIKVSEDCRPNAFLTCQRGIMLHSRQHLSQTPIKWTPNNYELCNIGEVCQETLLLIDVGHKSIIVGSKGCSKGRTQDAPTITIHSAPPGVLVASYAHFCSSDRCNRASSTSVLLNSLPRSAAPAPGDLQCPVCLQIFGSCPENPEKVTCPSGTTHCYSGYITLREGGIYSALDIQGCMTQGSSSLLNHARTIGVFSVMEDSKKSRTQFSRLGRSLHK from the exons ATGAGCCCTGCCCTGCAGCTGGCTCTCCTGGGCGTGACCCTCATGCTGCCCC GAGTGCAGGCCCTGACCTGTCAGTCGGGGACACATAATTCTTTGAGAGATGTGTTGGAACTGCCCCTTGAGTGGACGGCTGGCCAGGAGTCATGTGAAGATGGCTGGGGTTGCCAAGACACACTTATCCTCATTGAGAATG GACCCCAAGTGAATGTGGTGATCAGCAAGGGCTGCACTGCGGCGGCGGATCAGGATGTCCTCATCAGGGAGCACAGGGCAGGCCCTGGCCTCTCCATCCTCTCCTACACCCACGTGTGCCGGGAGAAAGACAACTGCAACAGCCTGTCCACCACCCTCCCACTCTGGTCCCTGCCCTCCACCACAG GCCCGGGCTCCCTGCGATGTCCAGTCTGCTTGTCTACAGAAGACTGTGAATCTGCAACAGAGCTGGCCTGCCCAGCTGGGAGCACACACTGCTACCGTGGGGCAGTCTGGATCAGAGGAG GGAATATCTTCCAAATTCTGAGAGTCCAAGGATGCACATCCCAACCAGGCTGCGATCTGCTTAATGGGACTCAGGAAATTGGGTCCATCAAAGTGAGTGAGGACTGCAGGCCTAATG CTTTTCTGACCTGTCAACGGGGGATCATGTTGCACAGCCGTCAACATCTGTCTCAGACACCCATCAAGTGGACCCCAAATAACTACGAGCTTTGTAACATTGGGGAGGTGTGTCAGGAAACACTTCTGCTCATCGACGTAG GACACAAATCAATCATAGTAGGAAGCAAAGGTTGCAGCAAGGGCAGGACACAGGATGCCCCAACTATCACCATACACTCGGCCCCCCCTGGAGTACTGGTGGCCTCCTATGCCCATTTCTGCTCCTCCGACAGATGCAACAGGGCCAGCAGTACCAGTGTCCTGTTGAACTCTCTCCCTCGTTCAG ctgcccctgccccgggAGATTTGCAGTGTCCCGTCTGTCTGCAGATCTTTGGATCCTGcccagaaaacccagaaaaagtTACATGCCCCAGTGGCACCACTCACTGTTATAGTGGTTACATTACTCTCCGGGAAG GTGGGATATATTCTGCATTGGACATTCAGGGCTGCATGACCCAAGGTTCCAGCTCCTTGTTGAATCATGCCCGGACAATTGGGGTCTTCTCTGTGATGGAGGACTCTAAGAAGAGCCGGACCCAGTTCTCCAGACTGGGGAGGTCCCTACACAAATGA